The Salminus brasiliensis chromosome 8, fSalBra1.hap2, whole genome shotgun sequence genome has a window encoding:
- the mgat4a gene encoding alpha-1,3-mannosyl-glycoprotein 4-beta-N-acetylglucosaminyltransferase A → MRLRNGTVATAVIFFTSLLSLSWYTAWQNGKEKLVAYQREFHALRERLRVAEHRTLQRSSELNNILEQFRRAIAETNSSKDALTNFSDETQKLLKELAHRKPLQVPNIYHHLPHLLNNEGSLHPAVQVGQGRTGVSMVMGIPTVKRKVKSYLSETLHSLIDKLSPEEKLDCVIVVFIGETEIEYVHSVVSSLEKEFSTELNSGLLEVISPPASYYPDLSNLKETFGDSKERVKWRTKQNLDYSFLMMYAVSKGVYYVQLEDDIVAKPNYFATMKNFALQLSSEDWMILEFSQLGFIGKMFQAPDLNLIVEFIFMFYKEKPIDWLLDHILWVKVCNPEKDAKHCERQKSSLRVRFRPSLFQHVGLHSSLAGKIQKLTDKDFLKPLLHKIHVNPPAEVSTSLKVYQGHTLEKTYMGEDFFWAITPMAGDYVLFKFDRPVSIERLLFRSGNQEHPGDKIENTTVEILPFSDTGLKTKEKYKRTDDHFYRIAEFEKGVAEGTVDPAFNPVAAVRLTVLKDSAVWAIVSEIHIKRVAG, encoded by the exons AGAAGTTGGTAGCATACCAGCGGGAGTTTCATGCTCTGCGGGAGCGACTGCGTGTGGCAGAGCACCGGACCCTGCAGCGCTCCTCTGAGCTAAATAACATCCTGGAACAGTTCCGTCGTGCCATCGCAGAGACCAACAGCAGCAAGGATGCTCTCACCAACTTCTCAG ATGAGACCCAGAAGCTGCTGAAGGAGTTGGCTCACAGGAAACCTCTCCAAGTGCCAAATATCTACCATCACTTACCGCACCTGCTCAACAATGAAGGCAGCCTGCATCCTGCGGTCCAGGTGGGCCAGGGACGCACTGGAG TTTCCATGGTAATGGGGATCCCCACAGTGAAGCGGAAAGTAAAGTCGTATCTGTCAGAGACGTTGCATTCACTCATCGATAAACTCTCACCTGAGGAGAAGCTTGACTGCGTGATCGTAGTGTTCATTGGGGAG ACGGAAATAGAGTATGTGCATAGTGTGGTTTCGAGCCTTGAGAAAGA ATTTTCCACAGAACTTAATTCTGGGTTGTTGGAGGTCATCTCTCCTCCTGCCAGTTACTATCCCGACCTCAGCAACCTGaaggagacttttggagactccaAGGAGAGAGTGAA ATGGCGGACCAAGCAGAACTTGGACtattctttcctcatgatgtaTGCAGTCAGCAAGGGTGTTTATTATGTCCAG TTGGAGGATGATATTGTTGCGAAACCCAACTACTTTGCCACTATGAAGAACTTTGCCCTGCAGCTGTCCTCTGAAGACTGGATGATCCTGGAGTTCTCCCAGCTAGGCTTCATTG GTAAGATGTTCCAGGCCCCTGATCTGAATCTTATAGTGGAGTTcatatttatgttttacaaGGAGAAACCGATCGACTGGCTTCTGGACCACATTCTCTGGGTGAAAGTTTGCAATCCTGAGAAAGATGCT AAACACTGTGAGAGGCAGAAGTCCAGTCTTCGGGTCCGGTTCAGACCCTCTTTATTTCAGCATGTGGGCCTGCATTCCTCCCTTGCAGGGAAAATCCAGAAACTCACG GATAAGGATTTCCTGAAGCCACTGCTGCATAAAATCCATGTGAACCCACCAGCTGAGGTATCCACTTCACTTAAGGTCTATCAGGGCCACACACTGGAGAAAACCTACATGGGAGAAGATTTCTTCTGGGCCATCACCCCTATGGCAGGAGACTATGTGCTCTTCAAGTTTGATCGACCTGTTAGCATTGAGAG GCTCCTGTTCCGCAGTGGTAACCAAGAGCACCCAGGAGACAAAATCGAGAACACGACTGTCGAGATTTTGCCCTTCTCG GACACAggactgaagaccaaagagAAGTACAAACGGACAGATGACCATTTTTATAGAATTG CTGAATTTGAAAAAGGAGTGGCTGAAGGCACAGTTGACCCTGCCTTCAACCCGGTGGCTGCTGTGCGTCTCACTGTCCTGAAGGACTCTGCTGTGTGGGCTattgtcagtgag ATCCACATAAAGAGAGTTGCTGGATAA